A single region of the Nitrospira sp. genome encodes:
- the thpR gene encoding RNA 2',3'-cyclic phosphodiesterase: MIRAFLAIEISPELRAALSVIQQDLRRRLERTVDRRTRISWVQPASMHLTLRFLGETPEAVIESLHATVAQVVARHRTIQVPFSRLGTFPRLQQPRVLWAGPPESWEQGLEGERLQALYRDIEEVCRAVNLAAEVRPFSPHLTLARIKEGERQVGQLLAESRALDQSLANSGLAIKTVIMMQSRLRQAGSVYTKLWECPLSSMS; this comes from the coding sequence ATGATCAGAGCCTTTCTCGCCATTGAGATATCACCCGAACTCCGCGCGGCCCTGTCGGTGATCCAGCAGGATCTGAGACGACGGCTCGAGCGAACGGTCGATCGGCGCACGCGGATCAGTTGGGTGCAGCCTGCCTCGATGCATTTGACGTTGAGGTTTCTTGGTGAGACGCCGGAAGCAGTGATCGAGTCGCTCCATGCAACGGTGGCGCAGGTGGTGGCTAGGCATCGAACCATCCAGGTTCCCTTCTCACGACTGGGGACGTTTCCCCGACTTCAGCAGCCGAGAGTGCTGTGGGCAGGGCCGCCTGAGAGTTGGGAGCAGGGGCTTGAGGGAGAACGGTTGCAGGCGTTGTATCGAGACATCGAAGAAGTCTGTAGAGCAGTGAATCTGGCGGCGGAAGTGCGGCCGTTCAGTCCGCATCTGACGTTGGCACGAATCAAGGAAGGGGAGCGGCAGGTTGGGCAGCTTTTGGCGGAGAGCAGGGCGCTGGATCAGTCGTTGGCGAACAGCGGGTTGGCGATCAAGACGGTGATCATGATGCAAAGTCGGTTG
- a CDS encoding competence/damage-inducible protein A — MTKPKAWTAETIAIGSELLLGGRVDTNSLYIADCLATCGVELRYKTVVGDDLPDMVAVLKTAARRARVVIITGGLGPTVDDLTREAVAEATGHRLVRRKAALDEMTARLAQWGRTPTKSQFRQAMIPSGADIVSNPVGTAPGFVLVWNGTFFAALPGVPREMEPMLRDGVVPRLQAWMPTQKVRPATPMMRRVLHTAGVPESVVDQQLEGLLPPGSPVQLGIYASPMEVMVSLTGPAGAEGTAALERSFDEAKSRLGDIVYGQEADTMESVVGELLTTQRMTLAAAESCTGGLIGHRLTQVPGSSSYVDRVVVCYSNRAKVDLLGVPSELIDRHGAVSAEVAAAMARGIRERSGVSVGLSVTGIAGPGGATDTKPVGLVYVGLDGGAGQVMTKEFRFHGGDRNVIKQRSSQAALDLLRRWLTKNRLT, encoded by the coding sequence ATGACCAAGCCCAAAGCCTGGACGGCTGAAACCATCGCCATCGGCTCCGAGCTGTTGCTTGGCGGCCGGGTGGATACCAATTCTCTGTATATTGCGGATTGCCTCGCCACATGCGGGGTTGAGCTCCGATACAAGACGGTTGTCGGCGATGACTTGCCGGACATGGTGGCCGTCCTGAAAACCGCGGCCCGCCGCGCCAGGGTGGTGATCATTACGGGCGGGTTGGGGCCGACCGTCGATGATCTGACGCGTGAAGCGGTTGCGGAGGCCACCGGCCATCGCTTGGTCCGGCGAAAAGCCGCACTGGACGAGATGACCGCTCGATTGGCTCAGTGGGGCAGGACTCCGACGAAGTCGCAATTCCGACAGGCCATGATTCCGTCCGGAGCGGATATTGTGTCCAATCCGGTCGGCACCGCGCCGGGATTCGTCCTCGTGTGGAACGGGACGTTCTTTGCCGCCCTTCCGGGTGTCCCGCGTGAAATGGAGCCGATGCTTCGAGATGGGGTCGTGCCGCGCCTGCAGGCCTGGATGCCCACGCAGAAGGTGCGACCGGCGACACCGATGATGCGGCGGGTGTTGCATACGGCGGGGGTGCCGGAATCGGTCGTGGATCAACAGCTTGAAGGATTGCTGCCACCAGGCAGTCCGGTCCAGTTGGGAATCTACGCGTCGCCGATGGAAGTGATGGTGTCGCTGACAGGACCGGCCGGTGCGGAGGGAACTGCTGCGCTTGAGCGGTCGTTTGATGAGGCCAAGAGCAGGCTCGGCGATATCGTGTATGGACAAGAAGCGGACACGATGGAATCGGTGGTCGGCGAGTTGCTCACCACGCAGCGGATGACGCTGGCAGCGGCCGAGTCCTGCACTGGAGGATTGATCGGCCATCGCTTGACGCAGGTACCGGGCTCCTCCTCCTATGTGGATCGGGTCGTGGTCTGCTACAGCAATCGCGCGAAGGTGGACTTGTTGGGGGTACCATCGGAACTGATTGATCGTCATGGAGCGGTCAGTGCCGAAGTGGCGGCAGCCATGGCTCGTGGTATCCGTGAGCGCAGCGGCGTGTCTGTCGGACTGAGTGTGACCGGCATTGCCGGGCCGGGCGGGGCCACGGACACGAAGCCCGTGGGGTTGGTGTATGTAGGGCTCGACGGTGGGGCTGGGCAGGTGATGACGAAGGAGTTCCGGTTTCACGGGGGAGATCGCAACGTCATCAAACAACGCTCGTCGCAGGCAGCGCTGGATCTGTTGCGTCGCTGGTTGACCAAGAACAGACTCACATGA
- a CDS encoding chlorite dismutase family protein, with translation MSSPEQAARRQYVNFTFYKVDPAWRRLPEDERTRGKQEFLRAVEEYQGKVLVIAYTTVGIRGDCDLMLWRISYELELFQEMSTKILASGLGKYLLNPYSYLAITKRSIYVDNHTHENQESKRLTVVPGKAKYIFVYPFVKTREWFLLTKAARQGMMDEHIEVGHRFPSVKLNTTYSFGLDDQEWVVAFETDKPEDFLDLVMALRETEGSRYTLRDTPIFTCIRKSLKETLDTLGG, from the coding sequence ATGTCCAGCCCCGAACAAGCGGCCCGCCGCCAGTACGTCAATTTCACATTCTATAAGGTTGATCCGGCGTGGCGCCGCCTGCCCGAAGATGAGCGCACACGCGGAAAGCAGGAATTCCTCCGCGCCGTGGAGGAATACCAGGGCAAAGTACTCGTCATTGCCTACACGACGGTCGGCATTCGCGGCGACTGCGATTTGATGCTCTGGCGTATCAGCTACGAACTTGAACTGTTCCAGGAAATGAGCACGAAGATCCTGGCGTCCGGATTGGGCAAGTATCTGCTCAACCCCTATTCGTACCTGGCGATTACCAAACGCTCCATTTACGTCGATAACCACACCCACGAGAACCAGGAAAGTAAGCGGCTGACCGTGGTCCCCGGCAAGGCCAAATACATTTTCGTCTACCCGTTCGTGAAGACCCGCGAATGGTTCCTGCTCACCAAGGCTGCGCGTCAGGGCATGATGGATGAACACATCGAGGTGGGGCACCGCTTCCCCTCGGTGAAATTGAATACGACCTACTCGTTTGGTCTCGACGATCAAGAATGGGTCGTGGCGTTCGAGACCGACAAGCCGGAAGACTTCCTGGACCTGGTCATGGCACTGCGGGAAACCGAAGGTAGCCGGTACACCTTGCGAGATACCCCGATCTTCACCTGCATCCGCAAGAGCCTGAAGGAAACGCTAGATACGCTGGGTGGCTGA